Below is a window of Actinomycetota bacterium DNA.
AGAGCGCCTGCCTTACAAGCAGGAGGTCGTGGGTTCAAATCCCGCAACGCCCACCAGATAAAATGCCTGGTCAGAGGCCATATTCCTCCGGCCAGGCATTTTCCAAAAATCCGCCTAACAAGGCATATTTCTAACAGAATTCAAACCCGAAGCCCCACATAGAAAACCCCTCTTTTGCATCATAAACCCCTGCAAGAGCAGGCTTTGGAGAGCTAGTTCGTGTTGTGTGAAGAGGCCGCCGACGGGAAGGTCCACTCTTGAGATGGGGATGTGGATATTATAACAAGCGCCCCCCAAAAGGCGGGCTCCGAAAGGAGGAAGATCCACTCTTGGGATGGGGATGTGGATATTAAAACAAGCGCCCCCCAAAAGGCGGGCTCCGAAAGGAGGAAGGTCCACTCTTGGGATAGGGATGTGGATATATGCCGATGCGCGAGCACGGCAAAAGGACGGGGAGCAGTGCACGCAGCCACTGCCGGGCCAAAGCAGGGGGATAAGGCACGCAAGGCCCACCTCCTCAGGCGCACCGAGCGTCTGGGCGGCAAGGTAAAGCCCAAGACCGCTCGGAGACATATCCCGCCTCCCCCCGAGGCGATGGAGACAGTCAGGCCGGCGCGGAAAAGGAGAGGCCTTTCTTCCCGCGAGCTCGAGCCCGGAGATCGTGCGCAGCCTCCCCCACGGAGACGTGGCCTGCCTTTGCGCCGTGCGCAAGCCGGGCATCTCCCAGCCCATCTCCTCCCGTCCCTCTAGGCGGCGCGACCTGTTGGAGGTTGGCCGCCGGGCGCATCCTCGAGCCCCCCTCCAAGCTCGCCAGCGCCCGCTCCCTGGACCCCGAGACCGCCGCCTCCACCCCGGGAAAGGAGCTTCGGGTGGGCGGGGCGAAGGAGGGGCTCTTGGAGGCCATGGACTGGGCAGGCAAGGACCGAGAGCTGGCGAAAAGGCGCCCGGAGGAGGGCTCCCTCATCCTCTAAGACTTCTCCTCCATCTGCCACCCCGGCTCCGCCTGCCCCATGCGCGCTTCGGGCGCTCCCGCGACGGCAAAAAGGGCCTCCCCCGGACAGACTGTGGGCTGCCCTGCGGCGCCAGGACTTCCCATAGCGGCAGAGGCGTTCGAGGGCCACTCCGGCGATCCCGCGACCCCGGGCCCGGCCGCCCAGAGGATGCGGGCCCGCCTCGGGCTCTCAAGCGTGGCGCTGGTGGGGGGCCGCGGGCTCATCGCCGGCGCCCGCATAAAGCAGGAGCTTGCGGGCATAGAGGGCCTGCGCCGGATAGCCGCCCTCAAAGCCCCCGCCGTCCGCGCCCCGGCGGGGGAGGGGGTCATCCGGCCCTCGCTCTTCGGCGCCACCGACCCGGCCGAGACCTCCTCGCCCGACTGCCCCCGGGAGCGCCTCATCGCCCGCTACAACACCCTGCTGGCCTCCGAAAGGGCGCGCACAAGAGAAGAGCTCGGCCGCCGAGGCCGAGCCGGACAGAATCGTGGCGGCGAGCAGGCGGGACAGGCGGCCCCTGCGGGGCAGGGAGAGGAAGCCCTGCGGGCAGGCAGGGTGACGGACCGCTTCAAGGCGGCCAAGCACCTCCGGCTTTCCATCACCGACCACGGCTTCGCCTGGGAGCGCGACCAAAAAAGCATCGCTCAAGAGGCGGCCCTGGACGGCATCTGCATGATCGGGACCTCCCTCCCCGCCCGGGACTCCCCTCCCGAGGAGGCGGCGCGGGCCTACAAGGACCTCTCCCGCGCGGAGCAGGCCTTCCGCCGCCTCAAAGACGGCCCATCTTAAGGTGAGGCCCATCGACCACCGCAGGCCCGAGCGGGTGAGGGCCCACCTCTTTTTCTGCGCCTACTACGCGGAGTGGCATATGCGCCGGAGCTCGGCCCCCTGCTCTTCGAGGAGGAGGAGAGGGAGTTGGCCGAGGCCATGCGCCCATCGGTGTGGCGCCCGCCGCAAGAGCCCCTGCCGCCGGGCGCAAGGCGTCAGGCAAAAGGGGTGAAGACGGCCTGCCCGCGCGCTCTTTCCAGACCCTTGCTTGCGGACATGCGCACCATCGCCAGGAGCCGCATCAACCCCCTCGGACCCGGGGCGAGTCCGAGGATCTTTCCTTCTGTCCGGTCACCAGGCCCAACCCTCTGCAGAGAAAAGCCCCCGACCTTCTGGGCGTATCGCTTGCCTTGTTGGAAGAATCATCACATAAGGATCTGGCGCAAAAGCCTTCGAAGGAAGGGGAATCGGCCATTTTGCGGTGGGGGACTTTGGGTTAAATTATTGAATGGGCATTATATGTGCCCCGGCATAGGGTAGGCCGGGGAAGTTAGTTTGCTCTGGGGACAACGGGGCCGAAAAGGTGACCCCAGAAGGGCTAGAGGGGTGGGGGCACAGGAGAAGAAAGGACACCTGGGCGCCCGTTACCTTTGACTCAAGTAACTGGAGAACTTCAGGGAGAGATAAACAGGAGTTTCCGAGATAAACACCCCTCTTTCCCATAAACCCCCAGCATAATTGCCATTTCCAGGTGCCTGAAAACATAAGACCCCACTGATAAGACAAAGCAAAGGGGATAAATGCCCATGTAGTAATGCAAATAGGGCACATATTGTGCTTGACATGTAAGACCTTACAAGATATATTGTGTACATGGCTCACTTCCACATAAAGAAGAAGAAGGGAAGACCCTACCTGTACGTGCGGGAGATAGCCCGGGTAGATGGAAAACCCAAGGTGGTCTCCCAGGTGTACGTGGGCTCCCCCGAGAAGGTGGCCGCCATGGCCCGTGGCGAGCTGGGAGAGGAAGTAAAGCTCCGGGTGGAGGAGTTCGGGGCGCTATTTGTGGCCAGCCTCATGGACGAGGGTGTGGATCTCGCGGGCATTGTGGATGCCGTGGTGGGAAGGGGAGAGAGGGAGGAAGGCCCCACGGTGGGCGAGTACTTCCTCTACGCCGTCTTCAACCGCATGGTTGAGACGAAGAGCAAGCGTGCCCTTCCGGAATGGTACGGACGGACCGCGGTGCAGCAGATAAGGCCGGTGGACCTGTCTCAGCTCTCAAGCCAGCGCTACTGGGAGAAGTGGGAGCGGGTGGGAGAGGATGAGCTTTCCGAGATCAGCCGGCGCTTCTTTCAGAGGATAGCCGAGCTGGAGGAGCCCCGGGCCGACTGCCTGCTCTTCGACACCACCAACTACTACACCT
It encodes the following:
- a CDS encoding transposase, whose product is MAHFHIKKKKGRPYLYVREIARVDGKPKVVSQVYVGSPEKVAAMARGELGEEVKLRVEEFGALFVASLMDEGVDLAGIVDAVVGRGEREEGPTVGEYFLYAVFNRMVETKSKRALPEWYGRTAVQQIRPVDLSQLSSQRYWEKWERVGEDELSEISRRFFQRIAELEEPRADCLLFDTTNYYTYMATRTPSELAKRGHNKEGKHHLRQVGLGLLVERESGLPLWWCAYPGNLHDSRLFSSVISEFFPIVEGLAGTKERLTLVMDKGMNSGANYAVIDEHRRIHFVTTYSLLYAPELARVPLSRY